A single window of Modestobacter italicus DNA harbors:
- a CDS encoding SigE family RNA polymerase sigma factor, which yields MSARDDEFTAFVVAHERQLLRTAYLLTGDHGHAEDLVQTALVKAHRHWSRVAKAESPLAYVRRVVVTSHISWRRRLMTGEQVIDTIPDRAGADPQQAHAVSDELRAALRLLPPRMRAVLVLRFYEDLTEAETARVLSCSTSTVSTQAARGLAALRTQLRPAAARPQTPLSSRRPT from the coding sequence ATGAGCGCGCGGGACGATGAGTTCACCGCCTTCGTGGTGGCGCACGAACGGCAACTGCTACGCACCGCATATCTCTTGACCGGTGACCACGGCCACGCCGAGGACCTGGTGCAGACGGCGCTGGTGAAGGCGCACCGACACTGGTCCCGGGTGGCCAAGGCCGAGTCGCCGCTGGCGTACGTGCGCCGGGTGGTGGTCACCTCGCACATCAGCTGGCGGCGTCGGCTGATGACAGGGGAGCAGGTCATCGACACCATCCCGGATCGAGCAGGTGCCGACCCTCAACAGGCTCACGCGGTCAGCGACGAGCTGCGCGCGGCTCTACGACTTCTTCCGCCGCGGATGCGTGCCGTCCTAGTCCTGCGCTTCTACGAAGACCTCACCGAGGCCGAGACCGCGCGCGTGCTGAGCTGCTCGACCAGCACGGTCAGCACCCAGGCTGCTCGCGGGCTCGCCGCCTTGCGGACACAGCTCCGGCCCGCAGCTGCACGACCCCAGACACCGCTCTCGTCCCGGAGGCCGACATGA
- a CDS encoding ATP-binding protein: MTSDLPEAWPLQPPPDTSGAAQTWRWQISKPAQLTAARNQLREALGVVAIPASADQDDIDRLLLAFEELASNGLRHGGPPVRVTVADGENGWLIDVDDDRVDHAPLPAVDRDPALGGLGLPLISRLSEEVGWAVVGSRKHVWARLRATPSEA, encoded by the coding sequence ATGACCAGCGACCTGCCTGAAGCCTGGCCCCTGCAGCCACCGCCGGACACGAGCGGAGCGGCTCAGACGTGGCGTTGGCAGATCAGCAAGCCCGCTCAGCTGACAGCGGCGCGCAATCAGCTTCGCGAGGCGCTGGGCGTCGTCGCGATCCCCGCGAGCGCTGACCAGGACGACATCGACCGGCTGCTGCTCGCATTCGAGGAGTTGGCTTCGAACGGGCTTCGGCACGGTGGGCCGCCGGTGCGTGTGACCGTGGCCGATGGTGAGAACGGGTGGCTCATCGACGTCGACGACGATCGTGTCGATCACGCGCCGCTTCCCGCAGTCGATCGTGACCCCGCCCTCGGGGGCCTCGGACTGCCGTTGATCTCCCGCTTGTCCGAGGAAGTCGGTTGGGCGGTGGTCGGCTCGCGAAAACACGTCTGGGCTCGTCTGCGAGCAACGCCCTCAGAAGCTTAG